Proteins from one Bdellovibrio svalbardensis genomic window:
- a CDS encoding ABC transporter ATP-binding protein has product MELCLKAIRTPYFQVSEFKLSPGQRVLLKGPSGTGKTTFLHLLAGLYRPQEGEVQWDDQPLSKLSESHISHLRRHKMGLVFQNLNLLSYLTAEENIELSGASKESAKGLLRQVGLQEKFNRRTQQLSLGEQQRVAVARVLAQNPEVILADEPTSSLDDTNAEQVMNLLLGKSGTQSLIMVSHDHRIEKFFDKILSVQEILR; this is encoded by the coding sequence ATGGAACTTTGCCTCAAAGCGATTCGAACACCCTATTTTCAGGTCTCAGAATTTAAGCTTTCCCCTGGACAGCGGGTACTTCTCAAAGGCCCCAGTGGTACTGGAAAGACAACCTTTCTGCATTTGCTTGCGGGGCTTTACCGTCCTCAAGAAGGCGAAGTTCAGTGGGATGACCAACCTCTCTCCAAACTCTCTGAAAGCCATATCAGTCATTTGCGCCGTCATAAAATGGGCCTGGTTTTTCAAAATTTAAACCTTTTAAGCTACCTTACTGCCGAAGAAAACATTGAGCTCTCAGGTGCCAGCAAAGAATCCGCTAAAGGGCTCTTAAGGCAAGTTGGCCTGCAGGAAAAGTTCAACCGTCGCACCCAACAACTAAGCCTGGGTGAACAACAGCGAGTTGCGGTGGCGCGAGTTCTGGCACAAAATCCAGAAGTGATCCTGGCGGATGAACCAACCTCCAGTCTGGACGACACCAATGCCGAGCAAGTTATGAATCTGCTGCTAGGAAAATCTGGAACACAAAGCTTAATCATGGTCAGTCATGATCATCGGATTGAAAAGTTCTTCGATAAAATTCTTTCTGTTCAGGAAATTTTGCGATGA
- a CDS encoding winged helix-turn-helix domain-containing protein has product MKQTTNHLIKIAQLEYQKGHFMEASVSAKTAAQDSLSQKNFSDWLEAARILLLANNELDSLLEFEALLTPLQQFEKDSEGPTKASAQYLLAHYLLIKNSPEAETAIANSISTGASTQNLECLARSLALASFFYAREANKNLAKSVEYLDKLDIMIQELSLYDLSITSLIYRSFINGERNQFERAQELIWQAYEKAQHHGHQLALPTILAQIARLQKQQNRNDLFQMYSELALRGVSAQRHPRLYRQISEFCSYYSGKPVSAFDFVLDESQSLLRERDKGYIDFRNQHILLELAILFLKNPGMRYSKEDLIEIIWKQAYDPDIHDNLIYVSIKRLRLLMEPNSESPKYILRDRKGYYLNAQTQIQVKTREEHKV; this is encoded by the coding sequence ATGAAGCAGACGACAAACCACCTCATTAAAATAGCCCAGCTTGAGTACCAAAAAGGGCACTTTATGGAGGCGTCTGTTTCTGCCAAAACAGCAGCTCAGGACAGTCTTTCACAAAAAAACTTCTCCGATTGGCTTGAGGCCGCCCGCATCCTTTTGCTGGCAAATAACGAACTCGACAGCTTGCTCGAGTTCGAAGCTCTTTTGACTCCCCTCCAGCAATTTGAAAAAGACAGCGAAGGCCCCACTAAAGCCTCTGCTCAATACTTGCTGGCTCACTATCTGTTAATCAAGAATTCTCCAGAGGCCGAAACGGCCATCGCGAACTCCATCTCGACGGGCGCCAGCACGCAAAATCTCGAGTGCCTTGCCCGATCATTAGCCTTGGCTTCCTTCTTCTATGCCCGCGAAGCAAATAAGAACCTAGCCAAGTCTGTCGAGTATCTCGACAAACTTGATATCATGATTCAAGAGCTTTCTCTTTACGATCTAAGCATCACTTCTTTGATCTATCGCTCTTTCATCAATGGGGAACGCAATCAGTTTGAACGCGCGCAAGAATTGATCTGGCAAGCCTACGAGAAAGCCCAGCACCATGGCCACCAATTGGCCCTGCCGACGATCTTGGCCCAGATTGCCCGACTGCAAAAACAGCAAAACCGCAACGACCTGTTCCAGATGTATTCTGAATTGGCTTTACGTGGAGTGAGCGCCCAAAGACACCCTCGTCTTTACCGCCAGATTTCTGAATTCTGCAGCTACTATTCTGGCAAACCAGTCAGCGCCTTCGACTTCGTTCTCGATGAGTCACAAAGCCTGCTCAGAGAGCGCGACAAAGGCTATATCGATTTCCGCAATCAACATATCTTGCTCGAGCTCGCGATCCTGTTCCTAAAAAATCCAGGCATGCGCTATAGCAAAGAAGATTTGATCGAGATCATTTGGAAGCAAGCTTATGATCCCGATATCCACGACAATTTGATTTACGTTTCTATCAAGCGTCTTCGCCTTTTGATGGAACCAAATTCAGAAAGTCCAAAATACATTTTGCGCGACCGTAAGGGTTACTACCTGAACGCGCAAACCCAGATTCAAGTTAAAACCCGTGAGGAACACAAAGTATGA
- a CDS encoding MerR family transcriptional regulator, translated as MTTTMTTVMMNNSMDSAMDSLGEVQTADLNASQEVVEEQMSFDNSELSLGDQHLEFIEETAEEATVVAVSSVSIPAMLCDEKLLEEIQAIPNKMGFKIGDVAEILGIKQYVLRYWETEFDVLRPKKASNNQRMYTRKDVENALLIRKLLHRDRFSIEGARNAMKELKAHVRKEKDMTQVYSKINNLNDAVEDLILDIRRVRNLFI; from the coding sequence ATGACGACGACGATGACTACGGTGATGATGAATAATTCAATGGATTCAGCGATGGATTCATTGGGTGAAGTACAAACGGCAGATCTCAACGCTTCCCAAGAAGTGGTCGAAGAGCAAATGAGTTTTGATAATTCAGAACTCAGCTTGGGTGATCAACATCTTGAGTTTATTGAGGAGACAGCCGAAGAAGCTACTGTTGTTGCAGTCTCTTCTGTTTCCATCCCAGCCATGCTGTGTGATGAAAAACTATTGGAAGAGATCCAAGCGATTCCCAACAAAATGGGATTCAAAATCGGCGACGTCGCTGAAATCCTAGGTATCAAGCAATACGTTTTGCGCTACTGGGAAACAGAGTTCGACGTTCTTCGTCCGAAAAAAGCCTCTAACAACCAACGCATGTACACTCGTAAAGATGTCGAAAATGCCTTGTTGATCAGAAAGCTTTTGCATCGCGATCGTTTCTCAATCGAAGGCGCAAGAAACGCCATGAAAGAACTAAAAGCTCATGTCCGCAAAGAAAAGGACATGACTCAAGTTTACTCAAAAATAAACAACCTCAACGATGCTGTTGAAGACCTCATTCTCGACATCCGAAGAGTTCGCAACCTCTTCATCTAA
- a CDS encoding TonB-dependent siderophore receptor — protein MERKTVTVKSIKSAKSVVSNLTLTIALFSLPLYAQTETPSDLNVQTIQMNKVEIQEQSQEAASDLTGFAELPAKKLPISTTKVSEKKIQENNIQRLADVTKLEASTTDSYNATGYWDMLNIRGYTLDNRNNYRREGLPISAESYIPLDNKSNIEILKGLSGVQAGASAPGGLVNYVVKRPTGKNIQDIHTEFTDSGDALVAADVAAQMKDADQFGYRLNLAQEKLDPHLKNAEGSRSLVSLAGDWRLPKESLVEAEVEWSRRSQPSQSGFSLLGTKLPDPVDPNLNLNNQAWSQPVVFSGLTSTLRFTQVISAPWSWSIIAGVQSLSTDDRLAYAYGCTKDNAYDRFCSDGTFDMYDYRSENESRVTQAVKLNLQGQVNTAAVRHDLNIGVLGSAMKERYQRQAYNYAGVGNVQGTGVGTANPAQNDEATNRDAGSAELFITDSMQFERWRAWLGVRYTYIDRSSVRTDGSRPTSYTQTFPIPWAALSYDFEKCMAYISAGEGLESFVTPNKSGYTNRGQYLDDVRSKQIEIGLRGGELISWSVAAFRIQRPVVEDQKPNYQVDGEDEHRGIEVQSAMALGRWEVGTSLMGLQATRQGSSLNSAVNGHMPVNVPTNALRLNVNYQVPGVSGLNINSRMVHEGERAVVSDNSIMIPAWTRFDAGLSYSQAGLIGKKTTIRFSVENLADQRYWRESPTQYGHIYLYPGEARSLVLSLDALL, from the coding sequence ATGGAAAGAAAAACAGTCACCGTTAAGTCAATCAAATCAGCTAAATCAGTAGTTTCAAATCTTACACTAACGATTGCATTGTTCAGTCTGCCTTTATACGCGCAGACGGAAACTCCATCTGATTTGAATGTGCAAACGATTCAGATGAATAAGGTCGAGATTCAAGAACAGTCTCAGGAGGCCGCGAGTGACCTGACTGGCTTTGCAGAGCTTCCGGCAAAGAAGCTTCCGATCTCGACGACGAAGGTTTCTGAAAAGAAAATTCAAGAGAACAACATTCAACGTTTAGCTGATGTCACCAAGTTGGAAGCCTCGACGACGGATAGCTATAATGCCACCGGGTACTGGGACATGCTCAATATTCGCGGATACACATTGGACAATCGCAACAACTATCGCCGAGAAGGTCTGCCGATAAGTGCAGAGTCCTACATTCCTTTGGACAACAAGTCGAATATTGAAATCTTGAAAGGGCTGAGTGGAGTGCAGGCGGGTGCCAGCGCTCCCGGTGGGCTTGTGAATTACGTGGTCAAAAGACCTACTGGGAAAAATATCCAAGATATTCATACCGAATTCACCGACAGTGGTGATGCTTTGGTTGCTGCTGATGTTGCTGCGCAAATGAAAGATGCAGATCAGTTCGGTTATCGTTTGAATCTGGCGCAAGAAAAGTTAGATCCTCATCTTAAGAATGCGGAGGGCTCACGCTCGCTGGTGAGTTTAGCCGGTGACTGGCGCTTGCCAAAAGAATCCTTGGTTGAAGCAGAGGTCGAATGGTCGCGTCGCTCGCAACCGAGTCAATCGGGGTTCAGTCTTTTGGGAACAAAGTTGCCGGACCCCGTTGATCCCAATTTAAATTTAAACAATCAAGCCTGGTCTCAACCGGTGGTGTTCTCTGGCTTGACGAGCACACTGCGCTTTACGCAAGTTATCAGTGCACCGTGGAGTTGGTCCATCATCGCTGGAGTTCAGTCTTTGAGCACGGATGATCGATTGGCCTATGCTTACGGTTGTACCAAGGATAATGCCTACGATCGTTTCTGCTCTGACGGAACCTTCGATATGTACGATTATCGCAGTGAAAATGAAAGTCGTGTGACTCAGGCCGTGAAATTGAATCTGCAAGGCCAAGTGAATACCGCAGCCGTTCGCCATGACTTAAATATCGGCGTTCTAGGAAGTGCCATGAAGGAAAGATATCAGAGGCAGGCATACAACTATGCCGGTGTTGGTAATGTTCAAGGCACAGGAGTGGGAACGGCGAATCCTGCGCAAAATGATGAGGCAACCAATCGTGATGCGGGAAGTGCGGAACTTTTTATCACTGATTCTATGCAATTTGAGCGCTGGAGAGCATGGTTGGGTGTGCGCTACACTTATATTGATCGCAGCAGTGTGCGCACAGATGGATCACGTCCGACGAGTTATACGCAAACCTTCCCAATTCCGTGGGCGGCATTGTCTTATGATTTTGAAAAGTGCATGGCTTATATCAGCGCAGGAGAGGGCTTGGAATCTTTCGTGACACCAAACAAGAGCGGTTACACCAACCGCGGACAATATCTTGATGATGTCAGAAGCAAGCAAATCGAAATCGGCCTGCGTGGTGGTGAGCTGATTTCATGGAGTGTTGCGGCCTTTAGAATTCAACGTCCCGTCGTCGAAGATCAAAAGCCCAACTATCAAGTCGATGGTGAAGATGAACATCGCGGTATTGAAGTGCAAAGTGCGATGGCGCTGGGGCGTTGGGAAGTGGGCACTTCGTTGATGGGCCTTCAGGCAACTCGTCAGGGGAGCAGTTTAAATTCAGCTGTGAATGGACATATGCCAGTGAATGTTCCGACCAATGCTTTGCGTTTGAATGTAAATTATCAAGTTCCAGGTGTTTCTGGATTGAACATCAATTCACGTATGGTTCACGAAGGGGAGCGTGCGGTGGTCTCTGATAACAGCATCATGATTCCAGCTTGGACTCGTTTCGATGCGGGACTTTCCTATTCACAGGCAGGGTTGATTGGAAAGAAAACCACCATTCGTTTCTCTGTGGAAAATCTTGCGGACCAACGTTATTGGAGAGAATCACCCACCCAATACGGACATATTTACCTCTACCCGGGGGAAGCACGCAGTCTCGTTTTGAGTTTGGATGCGCTGTTGTAG
- the pheT gene encoding phenylalanine--tRNA ligase subunit beta, with product MKISLKWLQDYVDVNEFFSKPEVLGEALTRAGLEVEEITNLAKDFNHVVIGHILEKDKHPNADKLSLCRVSTGDVVHQIVCGAQNHKAGDRVIVALPGAVLPGNFAIKKSAVRGVDSAGMLCSLKELGLAKESDGIEILPADAPIGKPYAEYGGYDDITFELKVTPNRADCLSHFGLAREVACLLGKDLKAPAAEPKVSSQSSKSAIALDVKAFDLCPRYTGRFIKGVKVGPSPAWLKNRIESVGLNSINNIVDVTNYVMMELGQPLHAFDASFIAGKKIVVDRATAGEAFITLDGTEIKLTGEELTIRDANHPVCLAGVVGGKNSGVSDATVDLFLESAYFVPASARKTSRAHGITTDSAYRFSRGVDPDGALRGLNRATALILEVAGGEAYGDHHDFYPNPVKKSPVTISVQTVSDRLGYEALEDKFVDFMKRLGCEIAKSGSSYSVLPPTFRFDLEQDMDLVEEYARLNGYEHIPETLPVFIKPPSNHDKGFMLNRSTSELVRAEGYQQAVNFAFVGSKAEKAFLGASAALKSAGFAISEKEIRIMNPLNEEMDVMRSSLSFGLFRNLNTNFHYGNMQGRLFEIGSTFFVKEDGSYGESSHMGFALWGKSDNLWNKSLDYPIVFELKATVEALMKSLNISSYTWVTPPKTEVPAFMHQGQYAQLMVEGKKVGFIGTLHPVLLDENKIRVPAAIGEFDLDQLYKGQPRPYRISSISKFPVVERDFAFQMDKSLKVGDVLKDIRKAAAGLLVNVEVFDLYEGDKMEAGKKSVAIRLWLQDKNATLQENQINEVSTKVLESLKKNFDLSVR from the coding sequence ATGAAGATCAGTTTAAAATGGCTCCAAGATTATGTGGATGTGAATGAGTTCTTCTCTAAACCGGAAGTTCTGGGCGAGGCTTTGACTCGTGCGGGATTGGAAGTGGAAGAGATCACCAATCTTGCAAAAGATTTCAATCATGTGGTGATCGGTCATATTCTAGAAAAAGACAAACACCCAAATGCCGACAAACTTTCTTTGTGTCGTGTTTCTACGGGCGATGTTGTTCATCAAATCGTTTGCGGAGCACAAAATCACAAAGCGGGCGACCGTGTGATCGTGGCTTTGCCAGGTGCAGTTTTGCCAGGCAATTTTGCAATTAAAAAATCAGCCGTTCGCGGCGTGGACTCAGCCGGCATGCTTTGCTCTTTGAAAGAGCTGGGCTTGGCGAAAGAATCTGATGGTATTGAGATCTTGCCTGCGGATGCGCCCATTGGAAAACCTTACGCTGAGTACGGTGGGTATGACGATATCACTTTCGAATTGAAAGTGACTCCGAACCGAGCGGATTGCTTAAGTCATTTTGGTTTGGCTCGCGAAGTGGCTTGTTTGCTTGGTAAAGATTTGAAAGCTCCTGCAGCGGAGCCGAAAGTTTCTTCTCAGTCTTCAAAATCAGCAATTGCTCTTGATGTAAAAGCTTTTGACCTTTGCCCTCGTTACACGGGTCGATTTATTAAGGGTGTTAAAGTCGGACCAAGTCCAGCCTGGTTGAAGAATCGCATTGAAAGTGTTGGCTTGAATTCGATCAATAACATCGTCGACGTCACAAACTACGTGATGATGGAGTTGGGCCAGCCTCTGCATGCTTTTGATGCTAGCTTCATTGCTGGCAAGAAGATTGTGGTCGATCGAGCGACAGCGGGTGAAGCCTTCATCACTTTGGATGGCACAGAAATCAAACTTACTGGCGAAGAGCTTACAATCCGTGATGCCAATCATCCGGTCTGTTTGGCGGGTGTTGTTGGTGGTAAAAACTCTGGCGTCAGTGATGCGACTGTCGATTTATTCTTGGAAAGTGCTTACTTCGTTCCGGCAAGTGCGCGTAAAACTTCACGCGCTCATGGTATCACGACGGATTCTGCTTACAGATTTTCTCGCGGTGTGGATCCAGATGGGGCTTTGCGTGGTTTGAACCGTGCGACGGCTTTGATCTTGGAAGTGGCTGGTGGTGAAGCATATGGCGATCATCATGATTTCTATCCAAATCCTGTTAAGAAATCTCCGGTGACGATCTCGGTGCAAACTGTTTCAGATCGTTTGGGCTATGAGGCCTTGGAAGACAAGTTTGTAGACTTCATGAAACGTTTGGGTTGTGAGATTGCAAAATCTGGAAGTTCATACAGCGTTCTTCCTCCAACATTCCGTTTCGACTTGGAACAAGATATGGACTTGGTCGAAGAGTATGCGCGTCTTAACGGTTACGAGCATATCCCTGAAACTTTGCCGGTTTTCATTAAGCCTCCGTCAAATCACGACAAAGGTTTCATGTTGAACAGATCCACAAGTGAACTGGTGCGTGCGGAAGGTTACCAACAAGCGGTGAACTTCGCCTTTGTTGGTTCTAAAGCCGAAAAAGCTTTCTTGGGGGCCTCCGCAGCTTTGAAATCTGCAGGTTTCGCGATCAGCGAGAAAGAGATTCGCATTATGAATCCACTCAATGAAGAGATGGACGTGATGAGATCTTCTTTGAGTTTCGGCCTTTTCAGAAACTTAAACACCAATTTCCACTACGGTAATATGCAAGGCCGCTTGTTTGAAATCGGCAGCACCTTCTTCGTAAAAGAAGACGGCAGTTATGGTGAAAGCAGTCATATGGGCTTTGCTCTTTGGGGCAAGTCAGACAACCTTTGGAATAAGTCTTTGGACTATCCAATCGTGTTTGAACTTAAAGCTACAGTTGAAGCTTTGATGAAATCCTTGAATATTTCTTCTTATACGTGGGTGACTCCTCCCAAAACAGAAGTCCCTGCATTTATGCATCAAGGGCAATATGCTCAACTGATGGTTGAAGGGAAGAAAGTGGGCTTCATTGGAACTCTTCATCCAGTTCTTTTGGATGAAAATAAAATCAGAGTTCCAGCAGCGATCGGCGAATTCGATCTTGATCAGTTGTATAAGGGTCAACCTCGTCCATATCGTATCTCAAGCATTTCGAAGTTCCCGGTGGTTGAGCGCGATTTCGCCTTCCAAATGGATAAATCTTTGAAAGTCGGCGATGTTTTGAAAGATATTCGAAAAGCCGCCGCTGGTTTGCTTGTGAATGTGGAAGTTTTCGATCTTTATGAAGGCGACAAAATGGAAGCGGGTAAGAAATCCGTTGCGATCCGTTTGTGGCTTCAAGATAAGAATGCCACACTGCAAGAAAATCAAATTAATGAGGTTTCTACGAAGGTACTTGAAAGCTTGAAGAAGAATTTTGATCTTTCTGTGAGATAA
- the rsmG gene encoding 16S rRNA (guanine(527)-N(7))-methyltransferase RsmG, giving the protein MAHKNQNNYSPYKARQEERKKSLEKSGKKDGKAAPTAVSSNQGRHKKPETIYEVHEANDRLYDIFRNHSFDMVSHEQRLKLAHFYRLLMLNQEKENFTRLLKLKDIAIKHFIDSIIILKYTKLQFPLIDVGTGPGFPGIPLKIMFPEEKILLGEGVQRRVEFLKHVRSEMNLKNLDIVGRNINKNFVYPVNGVITRAVEDIGNTLGNVISCLQLGGRVYFMKGPGVDPEIEMAKKNWSEYYKLVENIAYSLPETPHDRRLVIYEKIKHMELPTEDEGEDLLLEELSGEEKRRWAHYK; this is encoded by the coding sequence ATGGCTCATAAGAATCAAAACAACTACAGTCCCTATAAAGCCCGCCAAGAAGAACGTAAAAAATCTTTGGAAAAAAGCGGCAAAAAAGACGGAAAAGCAGCTCCTACAGCTGTCAGTTCCAATCAGGGGCGCCATAAGAAGCCTGAAACGATCTACGAGGTCCATGAAGCCAACGATCGCCTTTACGATATCTTCCGCAATCACAGCTTTGATATGGTCAGCCATGAACAACGCTTAAAACTTGCGCATTTCTATCGCCTCTTGATGCTCAATCAAGAGAAGGAAAACTTCACACGCCTCTTGAAGCTCAAAGATATCGCGATCAAGCATTTCATCGATAGCATCATCATTTTGAAGTACACCAAGCTGCAATTCCCGCTGATTGACGTCGGTACGGGACCTGGCTTCCCTGGCATCCCTTTGAAAATCATGTTCCCAGAGGAAAAAATTCTTTTGGGAGAGGGCGTCCAACGCCGAGTCGAGTTCCTAAAACATGTGCGTTCAGAGATGAACCTCAAAAATCTGGACATCGTGGGTCGCAACATCAATAAAAACTTCGTCTATCCAGTGAATGGCGTGATTACTCGCGCTGTCGAAGATATCGGTAACACTCTGGGCAATGTTATCAGCTGCTTACAACTTGGCGGCCGCGTTTATTTTATGAAGGGCCCTGGTGTAGATCCTGAGATCGAAATGGCCAAGAAAAACTGGTCTGAGTACTACAAACTCGTCGAAAATATTGCCTATTCTTTACCTGAAACTCCCCATGACCGCCGTTTGGTGATCTATGAAAAGATCAAACACATGGAATTGCCGACTGAGGACGAAGGCGAGGATCTGTTGCTGGAAGAGCTTTCCGGCGAGGAAAAGCGCCGCTGGGCTCACTACAAGTAG
- a CDS encoding TrmH family RNA methyltransferase has product MIEITSKSNEHFKRWSDLSSSRGIKKHNEFILMGEKLIEEFLANPNFKVKAEIVHEDLRSVTPVSAAAKFGRIPVYKLPKAMFNELDVIGTHYNLLVLEPKAIETLPQTHTIQGLELVCPLGDPSNLGALARSALAFGVSKLLLTEESCSPYHPKAIKASAGALLKLPLYKVGKISEYIAGNENIWALDMKGENVGRFKWPKNLQLVIGEEGPGFSGIKGLQRLSVPTQGVESLNATVAASIALFTYSNSQA; this is encoded by the coding sequence GTGATCGAGATCACTTCAAAAAGTAATGAGCATTTTAAACGCTGGAGTGATCTTTCATCTTCTCGTGGCATCAAGAAACACAATGAGTTTATTCTTATGGGAGAAAAACTCATTGAAGAATTCTTAGCCAATCCCAATTTTAAAGTAAAAGCTGAGATCGTTCACGAGGACCTGCGCTCGGTCACGCCGGTCTCTGCTGCCGCGAAATTTGGGCGCATCCCTGTCTACAAACTTCCTAAAGCCATGTTCAACGAGTTGGATGTTATTGGCACGCACTACAATCTTTTGGTTCTAGAACCCAAAGCCATTGAAACGCTTCCACAGACTCACACCATCCAAGGACTCGAGTTGGTTTGTCCGCTGGGGGACCCCAGCAATCTTGGCGCCTTGGCGCGTTCGGCCCTGGCATTTGGAGTTAGCAAACTTCTTCTTACCGAGGAAAGCTGTTCTCCTTATCATCCGAAGGCGATTAAGGCCTCCGCGGGAGCTCTTCTAAAGCTGCCACTTTATAAAGTCGGAAAAATTTCTGAATATATCGCTGGCAACGAAAACATCTGGGCCCTGGATATGAAGGGCGAAAATGTCGGCCGCTTCAAATGGCCGAAGAATCTACAACTGGTGATTGGCGAAGAAGGACCTGGCTTCAGTGGAATTAAAGGTCTACAAAGACTCTCTGTTCCCACTCAAGGGGTCGAGTCTTTGAATGCCACCGTCGCCGCTTCGATTGCTCTGTTTACTTATTCGAACTCTCAAGCATAA
- a CDS encoding integration host factor subunit alpha produces MTKADIVENVYQKIGFSKKEASELVELCFDTLKTVLQNGEKVKISGFGNFVVRGKNERIGRNPQTGEQIKISARRVLTFRPSQVLKAMLNGEEYAHLKDDDDDDDDDYGDDE; encoded by the coding sequence GTGACGAAGGCCGATATCGTCGAGAACGTATATCAAAAAATCGGATTCTCGAAGAAAGAAGCTTCAGAGCTGGTTGAACTTTGTTTCGATACCTTGAAGACTGTTTTGCAAAACGGTGAAAAGGTTAAGATTTCTGGTTTTGGTAACTTCGTCGTTCGCGGAAAAAACGAACGTATCGGACGTAACCCACAAACTGGTGAACAAATTAAGATCTCTGCACGTCGTGTTCTCACTTTCAGACCGTCTCAAGTATTGAAGGCGATGTTGAATGGTGAAGAGTACGCCCATCTCAAGGATGATGACGATGACGACGACGATGACTACGGTGATGATGAATAA
- the pheS gene encoding phenylalanine--tRNA ligase subunit alpha, whose product MSTQKLESIKDAALAAFKEALSSNKSTKDLYDLKVQYLGKNGSLTEIMKEMASLPKEEKPLFGKKVNEVKQLLETAYAEIEEALKKSEISAKMSAEELDMTLPGFTRNKGSQHPVNMVVEEIFGVMSRLGYSVRTGPLIEKDYYNFEALNIPADHPARDMQDTFFVDKTHVLRTHTSPIQIHSLETEELPLRVIGTGPVFRCDSDISHLPNFHQIEALCVDEKVSMADLKGTISFFVREYFGPGLKTRFRPSFFPFTEPSAEVDCSCPICKGKGCSLCKHSGWIEIGGCGLVNPKVFQSAKIDTQKYQGFAFGFGVERMAIIKYGIEDIRLFPENDVRFLRQFVK is encoded by the coding sequence ATGTCGACGCAAAAACTAGAATCCATCAAAGACGCTGCCTTAGCCGCTTTCAAAGAAGCTCTAAGCTCTAATAAAAGCACCAAGGACCTTTACGACCTCAAGGTCCAGTACCTTGGTAAAAACGGTTCTCTGACCGAGATCATGAAGGAAATGGCTTCTTTGCCAAAAGAGGAAAAGCCTCTTTTTGGTAAAAAAGTGAATGAAGTGAAGCAGCTTCTAGAGACAGCTTACGCTGAAATCGAAGAGGCTCTGAAAAAATCCGAAATCTCTGCCAAGATGTCGGCGGAAGAGTTGGATATGACTTTGCCGGGATTCACTCGCAACAAAGGTTCACAGCATCCTGTGAATATGGTTGTGGAGGAAATTTTCGGAGTGATGTCACGTCTTGGTTACAGCGTGCGAACGGGTCCACTCATAGAGAAAGATTATTATAACTTTGAAGCCTTGAATATCCCTGCAGATCATCCTGCGCGCGATATGCAGGATACATTCTTCGTCGACAAGACTCACGTGCTTAGAACGCATACTTCGCCAATCCAAATTCACTCATTGGAAACTGAAGAGCTTCCTTTGCGTGTGATAGGAACAGGCCCGGTATTCCGTTGTGACTCGGATATTTCGCATTTGCCGAATTTCCACCAAATTGAAGCTTTGTGTGTCGATGAAAAAGTTTCGATGGCGGATCTAAAAGGGACGATTAGTTTCTTTGTACGCGAATACTTCGGACCGGGCTTGAAAACTCGTTTCCGTCCAAGTTTCTTCCCTTTCACAGAGCCTTCTGCAGAAGTGGATTGCTCTTGCCCAATTTGTAAAGGCAAAGGCTGCAGTCTGTGCAAACACTCGGGTTGGATTGAAATCGGCGGTTGCGGTCTGGTGAATCCGAAAGTGTTCCAGTCAGCCAAAATTGACACTCAAAAATATCAAGGTTTTGCTTTCGGTTTTGGTGTCGAGCGTATGGCTATCATCAAATACGGTATCGAAGACATTCGTTTGTTCCCTGAAAATGACGTTCGTTTCTTAAGGCAGTTTGTAAAATGA
- a CDS encoding DNA alkylation repair protein: MSCSVFFKTGKDQYGEGDVFYGLSVPQSRKLAKKYAYLAFKEIALYLKSDIHEERLIGLFILTEQFKSADDKSKAKIFNFLLKNIKRINNWDLVDQVAPSIFGPYLYDKDRSLLYDLVHSKNLWERRIAIMSTFYFLRQQDFKDTLKIAKLLLHDEHDLIHKAVGWMLREIGNRDVKVEMKFLDQHASKMPRTMLRYAIEKFPAKQREHYLKLKIR, translated from the coding sequence TTGTCATGCAGCGTTTTTTTTAAGACCGGAAAAGACCAGTATGGCGAGGGCGATGTTTTTTACGGACTTTCAGTTCCACAATCCAGAAAACTCGCAAAAAAATACGCTTACCTGGCCTTTAAAGAGATCGCCCTGTACCTGAAGTCCGACATTCACGAAGAACGGCTGATTGGTCTGTTTATTTTGACCGAGCAGTTCAAATCTGCAGACGACAAGAGCAAGGCAAAGATCTTCAACTTTCTTTTAAAGAACATTAAAAGAATCAATAACTGGGACCTCGTAGATCAAGTAGCACCATCCATTTTCGGACCCTATCTTTACGACAAAGATCGTTCTCTTTTATATGATCTGGTACATTCCAAGAATCTCTGGGAACGCAGGATAGCAATCATGTCGACCTTTTACTTCCTTCGCCAACAGGACTTCAAGGATACGCTCAAAATTGCCAAATTACTCCTCCATGACGAACATGACCTCATTCATAAGGCTGTGGGTTGGATGCTCAGAGAGATCGGCAATCGAGACGTTAAAGTGGAAATGAAATTCCTAGATCAGCATGCGTCAAAAATGCCTCGAACCATGCTTCGCTACGCCATTGAAAAGTTCCCCGCAAAGCAACGCGAACACTATCTGAAACTCAAGATTCGTTAA